The genomic segment AGTGGCACCAAGAGCTCAGTGCTTTCCCACAGTTCCTAAATATCAGTAAAGATATTTAAGTTATCTTTATAAAATACATTCGCattcctttcttcttttgtagaaaattagatttttctgaTTTCTGCAAAGCGATTTAACCACTCTGAACAGAGTTTGGTCCTACGTCAAAACAGAAATCACTCACTGTGGTTTTAACAGCCTTGGATAATAAATTCATACCTTTCCCTCCTTCATGGCCTTCAGGATGATCTTCTCCAGTCCTGTGGCCTGCTCTTCGTCAGTAGGAATCCCTGAAAACATTAACGTTACAGCTAATGAAAATGGAAGCTCCAACTTATCAACTCAGCTTTCTGACATTTCTAATATCTACgtgttgtttatttcatttacataataTAGGCAACAGGGACTGTGGTGGAAAATAGGagcaattaaacaaaaatatgaatatgatgtAACCTGGTTTAGGATAGTCaatagttaaaataaattgtgttaaaCTGAAGGAGGGTTTTGCCTCCGTGTCCCACAAGTGTTGATTTAGATGATATACGACTTTTTAAATGACCGcatttttaaagtatgtttGGTCTGATCACTGTGTTGACGTTATCTCATTATTAGCCGTATCTGTTCTTGCCACCAACAAATCCTCATTTAAACAATATCTGACCCGTAGTCCAGACGTTAAATCACGGTGTCGGTTTCGTCCTCACCTCCGGCAGCCATGCTGCGGCTTAGAGCAGGGACCGGGGCAGCCCGGCAGGAAGCAGCGGCTCGAAAAGACGAGCGAAGTAGTAACCTTGCAGCCATCTCTCCTGTCTCTCTGGTCGCAGGGCTATGACGTAATTAGCTGCCCGCTCCGTCACCTCGTTTTTACGTAAACGATTTTTCAGTACAGTCATCTTAAGTAAGAGAATATGATTTACGGTAACATGACTGCGTATTGTGTACAGATAGCAAGaatgtttatacatttatttgaaatgataTGATACAATTAAGTAAATATCACACTCTTGCATAGAAGTTTACATGAAATACAATTTTAGGAAGTTTATGCAGTTTTTTagttaaaattcattttaaaagctttaaaactgAATGAGGTTAAAAAGTATAagctgtgtaaaaaaatattttaccagCAGAGTTACGCTGGTAACAAGAAATTCAATTTTGTTCTGCATATTCTACATTCCAAATGTACTGTTGTTATATTGAAAAGGAACGTTTGTCTTTTGGGTTCAGCCATGAGAATCCACAGCTTTAACCATGCAGCCATGAAGAAAGTATAAATATTATAGTTTATATGAAACTTACGAAAGAGGTACTTTCCTGTGATGCACCTCTAATGActttattattacatattttgtgATTAAGGCTGTAATTAAGGCTTTTCATAATGGGACCAGGGGTAAAAATGGCATCAATCCTTTTctcaaattaaataaagcagTCACAAAGTACAAAAGGTCAGCGTTGAATTTCTATTCTTTTTGTTATACccataaatatttgttaaaaatgacaaagtaacggttgtatttgtattgttattGATTAAGACATTTAGATTTTGTCTCCCCAGAGGTTTAGTTATAAATTGTTATAAATATTGTTATAAAAGTATTTGCTATAAATATAtgttataaattaaataaaatgttattatattacattttatttacaattcatTGGTGTCCAAACTTTTTCAGAAACAAGATTTTATCAGAGTCAAAAATGGATTGAATACATTAgaattttatataataattctATATATTAGTCCACACACCACACACGATAAATGTGCTGTGATTTTAATAGCaacatatttattgttaaaCGATATAAGATTTTAGCAAAGATCAACTTTAATATGTTAAAAGCAGAGGTTTTCagctttacaaaaatgtttgtaccAGAACCTTGTGGTTATAATGAAGGAGATTAAATCTAGAGTAGCTCCACATAGTTAGCAGGGAACAAGCCATAGCTTTCGTCAGGTGCAAAACCTCTCCACCAGCCCTCATCCACCATCTCTATCCCAGTTATAAGGTCACCGGGGTCGAAGGTGATCTCAGTATCGTCCACTGTGGAGCAAAGATGATGgtgaaaataatacaaatatacagGCTACACTTATttactgtgtatgtgcattttaattttgcacataaaacagacacacaaatttatatatatatatcaaatgtATTACAATTTGTAATATTAATCataaagtaactaaagctgtcagataaatgttttGCTAAAAGGTATAATGCCGTAGTGTGTACATACCAGCCTGGTAGTCATACAGAGCTCTGGCAATGATGTTCTGTCCATTGGCATTTTCACCATGATCTCCCTCCTGAAGTtgtgagaaaaatgaaagaaacacgTCCTGTTTAGTCCGTTGCTGCACTCGACAGTGATGTTGTACAAAGCCAGAAAGCTACTCACTGTGACAAGGTTTTGGTAGAGCTCCTCCTGTGTCCTGCTCGCTTTTGGTGTGTCATACAGATAATCCTGAGCCGAGTACTCGTCTGTGGATACAGTCAATTCCTCATGTTATCAACTGGTCGAGGAAGTTTTCATGACCTGTAAAACCTGTAATACTAATACTAccccatttaaaaataattattttaacattgggtaaattaaagtattaaaagtgaAGTTAGTTGTGGAGCTGATTGTGATCATTTTTACACGgctgtgattattattttacagattAAGTTCACAATATTGGTTTTGTCcagtattaaaacaataaaataactcAGAGGAAATGCAGCAAATCCTCAGATTCAAGAAATTAGAACCAGAATATTTGTACATGGTTCAgcataattattaaataattgcCTATTCAAGTTATTTATTGATGAATGTACTTGTGTTTACTTTTGGGTCGTTTAATCTTTTATAAAGTTATGGgcaaaaatttaaatgtgcaaagtAATTTCAGCTGTCAGTTCAGTagtaacagaaaaacattttccagtATTAGAGAAGTAGAAGTATAAAGTGGgatgaaaatacaaatgtgtactTTATGTGCAGCACTTGAGTGGACGTATTATAATATGCTGAATGGATGAATGTATGTTGTGTAAGTCTACAAATGCCACACTGAAAATACTCACACATTAAAattctgcatttaaaacatattttgggTTTATACAGGAAAATGTGCTCaatggaaagaaaatgtctCGTTTGTATTATAATTGGTCATTAgatcattaaaatgaaaacacttattCCTAAGCAGTATTTTATGCCATCATCTCATCATTAACTTGATTTGGAAATGACGCTAAGTGGTGAGTACGTCAAAAAAAGAGCCAAATTCAATCCAAACTGAtgctgagtgagtgtgtgagctcTGCTGATACCTGGTGCAGCTTCGTCACCGTTGTCAGACACTTCGGACCATTCCTGCTCTTCTGTCTGATCAGCATCTGTGTggacaaacaacacaaagcGGGACAGTTTGACCCCTTTAGGCAGCCAGACAGCTCCCACCCTGCAACTCATGAGACAACGGGTGACAGTCATTTCCTGTCGTTTTTCGTTCCGTTCAATTTGTTTAGCAGCTGTTTTGGTTATTTTGCATGTAGTGTAGGcgttttgcatctttttgcatTCGTTTTGGgttattttgtctatttgctGTCACGTTGTGACTCATTTGTATCTGAATCTTTTTGgtcttttgactttttttgttttgtcattttgtgtgtaaaataattttgcatttctgtttgtttttattgtttttttgcccGTGCGGTTTTTCCGCATGTCTTCAGAGAAGGCAAACAACCTGCCTCAAAGGGATCATGTGGTTTAATCTGGATGGGTTTGTCTTGTACTGGTTCCTGGATCTCAATGACAGATTAAGattttattcacattcacaccagttACCGCTCAAACTGCGCAGCAGCTCGTCCCTCAGTGCTCTGGGACAGGCAGAAGCAAGACAAACCGCTTGTTGTGTGTCTTCACCTGCAGGTTGAACAGGTGAGTATGTTTTCACTGGTGATGTATGTGAGACAGAAGACAGGTGGGACCTCCATGAGGTCAGGACTGGGACTGCTTCCTCTTGAGGCTCCACAGGAGACTCCTCTCTGTTGAAGGATGTCTGGGAATGAAATGGACTCTGCAGCTTCCCTGAGAGACAGTGAGTGAAATCATTGTACTTATTTTACGTCTTTAGTCTTTGTGTTTCCATTGATTTATTTCGTGTCGTTGTGGTTGTTGTTcggtatttatttttactattgttagtttgtgtctgttttgatgTTTCCTGTCTAAACTGGTcaattttcattattgttagatttttttttttgaacgaTGAGTTTCATCAATTCAGGTCTGTGATTCAGATTTTGGAATCTAAATCACAAAAGATCCGAacactgattattattattattattattattattattattattagtagtagtagtagtagtagtagtagtagtagtagtatttggATGACAGTAGTGAAGGCAGCTCAGCCCTGATTGCATGTATTAAGACaaacagtttgtgtgtctgaccTGGAGACTGAACAGGTGAGTGTGTTTCCACTGGTGATGTATGAAGGACAGCAGCAGATGATGAGACAGGTGAGACAGAAGACACGTGGGACTTCTGTGCAGTTGGGGCTGTGGCTACTGGACCCTGATGCTGCACCGGAGACTCATCTCCTTCGAAGGATTTCTGGGACAGAAATGGACTCTGCAGCTTTcctgagagacagagtgagtgaAAACATGATTTCATCACTTCATCAGGCGTCTTGTCTTcaggttttggtttgtttaccAGGTCTGGATGCAGCAGGCGTCGCTGTGTTGTTGGCCTCAAAGCTCTGCTCCCTCTGCCTGAACACGTCTCTGGGATTAAAGGATCTCTGAGCGATCAGAGCTTTGGCCTCCTGCCAACAACAGAGGTGTCGTTCATAAAAACCTCATAAACACAACTCCTCTCTGTTTATCCTTCGCTGTTTATACTCACGTTTGCTTTCTGCACAGATGCAACAGTGTTTATGCTTTTCCTCATGTTCTCTTTGTCCTGCTCCTTCTGAAACAATCGGGTACTTCAGTAAAAGTGGCAACAGCACAGAGTAAAAGTGAACACAGTAAAAGTAACCTTCATGCAGAATTATTCACCATAATATAacagtggagctgattttaacaacGTTATACTCTGTTTTGGTGATTTGATACGTTTAAAATCTAATGATCTAATGTGAATAACTTAACTTACTGCTGGATAGGTCCCGATTTTCACAGTGAAAGTCTGATGATTAtgtgtattttactttattgatCAGATTCTGCAAAGTAACTATACTTATCAAATCGATGCAGTggaataaaagtacaatatttgacTGCTAAGTGATGTTGAAGTATGAAATAGCATAATATGGAAATTCTTGTGCATATTAATTGTATTTAAGGATGACATAgttaaatgtacttagttacctCCCCAACTGTTTTCCACAGTAAAAACCCTGTTTTAAATTGGACCTTTGTGCAAATATGTTCTGACCTGTTGCCCCAGTGCAGGTTATGTTTATCGAAAGCTTttgatagaaaaatatttttcaaacaccataaaatgaccaaaattcaTCTAAGCTGAATAttgaatactttttaaaatattttttgttaatatatggtttgaatgaaaagaaagaaggaaaaaaattcaCCAGTCTCTGTTGCTCCCtcactttttcctcctcttcttctctctgcttctgaTACAGGCTGAAAAAAGGAACTTACATCAGTGTGCTGCTCTGCAGAGTTGGTAAGTAACTGAGTACATTGTTGTAAAGCAGCTGTACTTTAGGATGTTTTGTTGTTCCTGttactttgtcctctgctccaTGTGCCTGAAGCTTTAGTTTCATTAGTTAAACTAGACTCTGGGGGGGGGGTCTGGGATGAGGGACTCACTTCTCCTGTTGGATCTGCTGGGctctttcctttgttttcttttctctctcctttgcctgcctctcctccatctccttcctctccttctccaccCTCTGTCTCTCCAGCTCAGCACGTTTGTTCTCCTCCTGCAGACGTCGCTCTTCCTCCCTCTGAGGAGAAgcattgtattatttaaaaaaaaaaagaaaaccataagAACCAGATTCCTGGAGGAAAAAGGACACTTGTTTGACAttgtggacagagaagacaaaagGTGAGAGTGAAGCCACATGTGATCACATGAAGACTCCTTCTGTCAACAAAGGTGGAGGCCTCAGACCCAATCTGTCTAATCAAATCTGTCTCCCATTGTCCATGCTGCCCTCTCATTCTTCCCCATGAAGATTAAACCCACCTAATGGTCCCGTGCTAGGGGATTAAGGCTGTTTGGAGTCGTGATCATTACATCTTGTTGACTCCGCCCTGTTCTCACCTCCCCTATTATCCACGCAACAGGCCATGTGAGGAACAAGACCTGGTCTGGAGGAAAGAGCTGAGTCTGAAGAAGTTGCTCAGATGGGTAGCGATACGTTTACAACCAAGAAGAAATTAACCAAActgacatgactcaaccttcACATCTGACACTGAGTTtccagaaaaacagacaaagtgaAACCTGAGCTTGGACCCAGAAGTCGTCCTTATTGGTTTGCTGGATTTCCTCCACAGCGTTGACTTTCCGATAAACCGAACCCTGAGAATAAATTAGCAGAAGATGAGCTGTGACTTTACACTTCACACTGTGTCCCACTTGTGCTCTGTGACAGTGGGTGTCTCCTCACCACAGGTCTTCTGGGAGCGTCTGTGTATTTTGAGGGTTGTTGGAAATTAAAGTTGGCTCCAGACGTTTTGGCCACTTTCGCCAAGATGGATTGTGGTTCTACGTCGTCGTCATCGCGAGCGTTGATAGTCACGTGGGCTCCCTGTGGGCATTTTTAGGGAACGTTACTTAAATTCTAATAAAACATTGATTACAAACATTTGGGCCTAATGcactttgttatgtttttaacatgttggttttgtttgtgcagcagaGAACCACAAAGAAGTAAACTGAAAGCAAAGCCAGCAGCTACAGAATTATAAAAactatgtgtgtgaatggtgcAGAGCATTTACACAGTTTATGTCTTTTTTCTAATCAAACAGAGTCAGACTCACCCTTAGGAAGTTGGCCATGGAGCTCACATGGTTTGCAAATCTTCCTTTACGGGAGTCCTTCACACCTTCACCggtctgaacacacacaaaggacaCACATACTTGTTTATGtcacttgtctgtctgtctgtgtttgtaggGACACGTTTTAGTCCAATTCCATAGTTGTTGCTTGGTTAAAGGTTCACACTTTCAGACAGGCTCAGGTTtaggttagtgtgtgtgtgtgtgtgtgtgtgtgtgtgtgtgtgtgtgtgtgtgtgtgtgtgtgtgtgtgtttgtgtctcaccCAGTTTATGAGGACGTATTTGGGCAGACCAGAGTTGGGGTCTTTGACACGACAGAAAGCATACATCACCTTCCCACTGTTAAGTTCCTCCACCAACTCCTCCAGTCCAccgtctacacacacacacacacacacacacacacacacacacacacacacatgcatacacacacacacacgcacatacacacatgcacacactgcacTTAAATCTTGTACAGTTCATCAGTTGTTTGGCCAAAGTAACAAAACTCAAGTACTGTACTACAAGAACAgtagaagtaccacttcaaagTCTTTACTCAAGTTAAAGTAGTACATGCTGTGAAATGTACTTTAAGTTCTAAAGTAGCAGTACTCCCGTAAGaaagtacagtatttaaacaCTGTTGAACTTGATGCTAGTCATAACATGAATGTACAAATCCAGCCAGATTTGTTCCAAAGATaaaagtttctgcagaaattttaaatgtttaggtcttttaacatttaactcaTGTACAGTTTGAAGGAGAGAACCAGTTCAAAAACCTGATTTGTGACTAGTAACTGTGTCATGAACAATCATTCCTTTGATTCACTAATTGACTATTTAGTcagtagaaatgtaaaaaatgagtCCTGGTACAGTCCTTGAATAAATGTACGAATAAATGTTACTTAGTGgccataggtgaaagttttacaataatactgtaaaatgaGTAATTGGATTGGTGTTTAGAGCACACTGGTCAGACTTTACCTCCTTTTCCTGCCAGGCGGATGTCATTACTGTTCCCTTCATAGGTAAACAGCGCCCTGGATACACATGAAACAACAGAAAGTCTTCATTTGACAAGAGTGCAGTAATTGAGGGGTCTCCACAGACAAGTAACGAGGAAGTGAAATCACTTGCTGACACATTATTTGTGCTCACTGAGATTAATTGTTGGAATATCTCACCAGTTTGTATCTGAGTTGTTGTCCACCACCTCTTTGTATGCAGCTTCGAGTGCAGCGCCGTTCTTACTCAAGTTCACTGCCATTTTTATCCAGGTGTCTTCATTCACTGTCCAGCAGGCTGCTAATAATCCAACACAAACTCCGTCTTAGATCCAGaaaaaattccaaaaaaagaaagagaggaaaagaaaggaagcTCCAGATGGATTAAATGTGATGAACGAAGAGAAAATCTCCTCAGtgtcagagcaggaagaggacaAGAACACAGTGATCTGTCAAACCAGTCAGGGAAGAAGATCAAAACCTGATCAACCGCATTCTCACACTCTTTGCTTACATCTGCTGCAATTATTAATTCATCAACACGCAAATGACGACAGAGAATCTGAATTTGTATCCATATTTATACACGTATGCAGGCTGTGGTTTTCactactgtttgtgtgtgtgtgtgtgtgtgtgtgtgtgtgtgtgtgtgtgtgtgtgtgtgtgtgtgtgtgtgtgtgtgtgtgtgtgtgtgtgtgtgtgtgtgtgtgtgtgtgtgtgtgtgtgtgtgtgtgaaagagacagaGTCCTGGATGACAGCAAACTGGGTGTGGTAGTGATTGTTGTTCACAGAGATGGAAGAGCAGTGAGTCGAAAAATCTTCAAGATTCTTCAAACCCAACTGAGGGTTTTAATGATGTGTTTAATGCTAAGCTATGCTAATAAAACACCTTTTATCACACAGACTTGAATCTGACAGCAACACTCTGAAAGTAGAATGTACTTCCCAA from the Channa argus isolate prfri chromosome 18, Channa argus male v1.0, whole genome shotgun sequence genome contains:
- the LOC137104191 gene encoding drebrin-like protein B isoform X3, coding for MAVNLSKNGAALEAAYKEVVDNNSDTNWALFTYEGNSNDIRLAGKGDGGLEELVEELNSGKVMYAFCRVKDPNSGLPKYVLINWTGEGVKDSRKGRFANHVSSMANFLRGAHVTINARDDDDVEPQSILAKVAKTSGANFNFQQPSKYTDAPRRPVGSVYRKVNAVEEIQQTNKDDFWVQAQREEERRLQEENKRAELERQRVEKERKEMEERQAKEREKKTKERAQQIQQENLYQKQREEEEEKVREQQRLKEQDKENMRKSINTVASVQKANEAKALIAQRSFNPRDVFRQREQSFEANNTATPAASRPGKLQSPFLSQKSFEGDESPVQHQGPVATAPTAQKSHVSSVSPVSSSAAVLHTSPVETHSPVQSPGKLQSPFHSQTSFNREESPVEPQEEAVPVLTSWRSHLSSVSHTSPVKTYSPVQPADADQTEEQEWSEVSDNGDEAAPDEYSAQDYLYDTPKASRTQEELYQNLVTEGDHGENANGQNIIARALYDYQAVDDTEITFDPGDLITGIEMVDEGWWRGFAPDESYGLFPANYVELL
- the LOC137104191 gene encoding drebrin-like protein B isoform X2 gives rise to the protein MAVNLSKNGAALEAAYKEVVDNNSDTNWALFTYEGNSNDIRLAGKGDGGLEELVEELNSGKVMYAFCRVKDPNSGLPKYVLINWTGEGVKDSRKGRFANHVSSMANFLRGAHVTINARDDDDVEPQSILAKVAKTSGANFNFQQPSKYTDAPRRPVGSVYRKVNAVEEIQQTNKDDFWVQAQREEERRLQEENKRAELERQRVEKERKEMEERQAKEREKKTKERAQQIQQENLYQKQREEEEEKVREQQRLEQDKENMRKSINTVASVQKANEAKALIAQRSFNPRDVFRQREQSFEANNTATPAASRPGKLQSPFLSQKSFEGDESPVQHQGPVATAPTAQKSHVSSVSPVSSSAAVLHTSPVETHSPVQSPGKLQSPFHSQTSFNREESPVEPQEEAVPVLTSWRSHLSSVSHTSPVKTYSPVQPAGEDTQQAVCLASACPRALRDELLRSLSDADQTEEQEWSEVSDNGDEAAPDEYSAQDYLYDTPKASRTQEELYQNLVTEGDHGENANGQNIIARALYDYQAVDDTEITFDPGDLITGIEMVDEGWWRGFAPDESYGLFPANYVELL
- the LOC137104191 gene encoding drebrin-like protein B isoform X4; translation: MAVNLSKNGAALEAAYKEVVDNNSDTNWALFTYEGNSNDIRLAGKGDGGLEELVEELNSGKVMYAFCRVKDPNSGLPKYVLINWTGEGVKDSRKGRFANHVSSMANFLRGAHVTINARDDDDVEPQSILAKVAKTSGANFNFQQPSKYTDAPRRPVGSVYRKVNAVEEIQQTNKDDFWVQAQREEERRLQEENKRAELERQRVEKERKEMEERQAKEREKKTKERAQQIQQENLYQKQREEEEEKVREQQRLKEQDKENMRKSINTVASVQKANEAKALIAQRSFNPRDVFRQREQSFEANNTATPAASRPGKLQSPFLSQKSFEGDESPVQHQGPVATAPTAQKSHVSSVSPVSSSAAVLHTSPVETHSPVQSPDADQTEEQEWSEVSDNGDEAAPDEYSAQDYLYDTPKASRTQEELYQNLVTEGDHGENANGQNIIARALYDYQAVDDTEITFDPGDLITGIEMVDEGWWRGFAPDESYGLFPANYVELL
- the LOC137104191 gene encoding drebrin-like protein B isoform X1 is translated as MAVNLSKNGAALEAAYKEVVDNNSDTNWALFTYEGNSNDIRLAGKGDGGLEELVEELNSGKVMYAFCRVKDPNSGLPKYVLINWTGEGVKDSRKGRFANHVSSMANFLRGAHVTINARDDDDVEPQSILAKVAKTSGANFNFQQPSKYTDAPRRPVGSVYRKVNAVEEIQQTNKDDFWVQAQREEERRLQEENKRAELERQRVEKERKEMEERQAKEREKKTKERAQQIQQENLYQKQREEEEEKVREQQRLKEQDKENMRKSINTVASVQKANEAKALIAQRSFNPRDVFRQREQSFEANNTATPAASRPGKLQSPFLSQKSFEGDESPVQHQGPVATAPTAQKSHVSSVSPVSSSAAVLHTSPVETHSPVQSPGKLQSPFHSQTSFNREESPVEPQEEAVPVLTSWRSHLSSVSHTSPVKTYSPVQPAGEDTQQAVCLASACPRALRDELLRSLSDADQTEEQEWSEVSDNGDEAAPDEYSAQDYLYDTPKASRTQEELYQNLVTEGDHGENANGQNIIARALYDYQAVDDTEITFDPGDLITGIEMVDEGWWRGFAPDESYGLFPANYVELL